A portion of the Leifsonia sp. EB41 genome contains these proteins:
- a CDS encoding dipeptide ABC transporter ATP-binding protein: MSEASKQADGSPLLVVSGLRVGFPSRGGVVTAVDGVDLTVHRGETVAIVGESGSGKSTTAQAIIGLLPGAGRILGGSIVLDGVELTTLGRREWEAFRGREIGFVPQDPMSSMNPVWSVGFQVQEAIRANGVATGRRAVRAKAVEVLERAGLADAGSRLRQYPHQFSGGMRQRALIGIGLSGDPQLLIADEPTSALDVTVQRGILDHLGTLTRELGTTVLLITHDLGLAAERADRVVVMHQGRVVEAGPSREVLLRPAHPYTRSLVEAAPSVAARPVRSRDRRLAAAAEPTPAIAVSGLTKVYRVRGGGLRSSSLTAVDGVSFAVPRGTTTALVGESGSGKSTVAKLILRLEEPTSGRVAINGQDTGALTAREVFALRRRMQPVFQDPYGSLDPLRSVGASIAEPLAVHRVGDRASRRRRVVELLDRVALPAAFAARYPNELSGGQRQRVAIARALALNPDIVVLDEAVSALDVLVQAQVLDLLAELQDDLALTYLFITHDLGVVRRIADDVCVMRRGRLVEHGTAAEVLATPREEYTRALLDAVPGAAIPLGHRP, from the coding sequence GTGAGCGAAGCATCGAAGCAGGCCGACGGGAGCCCGCTCCTGGTCGTGTCGGGCCTCCGCGTGGGGTTCCCGTCGCGCGGCGGCGTCGTCACCGCGGTCGACGGCGTCGACCTCACCGTCCATCGCGGGGAGACGGTCGCGATCGTGGGGGAGTCCGGCTCGGGCAAGTCCACGACCGCGCAGGCGATCATCGGGCTCCTGCCCGGCGCCGGCCGGATCCTCGGCGGATCGATCGTACTCGACGGCGTGGAGCTCACGACGCTCGGCCGCCGGGAGTGGGAGGCCTTCCGCGGCCGGGAGATCGGCTTCGTGCCGCAGGACCCGATGTCGAGCATGAACCCGGTCTGGAGCGTGGGCTTCCAGGTGCAGGAGGCCATCCGGGCGAACGGCGTCGCCACCGGCCGCCGCGCGGTGCGCGCGAAGGCGGTCGAGGTGCTCGAGCGGGCCGGGCTCGCCGACGCGGGCAGCCGGCTCCGGCAGTACCCGCACCAGTTCTCCGGCGGGATGCGCCAGCGCGCGCTGATCGGGATCGGCCTCTCCGGCGACCCGCAGCTCCTGATCGCCGACGAGCCCACCTCCGCCCTCGACGTGACGGTGCAGCGCGGCATCCTGGACCACCTCGGCACGCTCACGCGGGAGCTCGGCACCACGGTGCTGCTGATCACGCACGACCTCGGGCTCGCGGCCGAGCGCGCCGACCGGGTCGTGGTCATGCACCAGGGCCGGGTCGTGGAGGCCGGGCCGAGCCGCGAGGTGCTGCTGCGCCCTGCGCACCCGTACACGCGCAGCCTGGTGGAGGCCGCCCCGAGCGTCGCCGCGAGGCCAGTGCGCTCCAGGGACCGGCGTCTGGCGGCAGCCGCTGAGCCGACCCCGGCGATCGCGGTCAGCGGGCTCACGAAGGTCTACCGGGTGCGCGGCGGCGGCCTCCGGTCCTCGAGCCTCACGGCCGTGGACGGCGTGAGCTTCGCGGTGCCGCGGGGCACCACCACCGCACTCGTCGGCGAGTCGGGCTCCGGCAAGTCCACGGTCGCGAAGCTGATCCTGCGACTGGAGGAGCCGACCAGCGGCCGGGTCGCGATCAACGGTCAGGACACCGGCGCCCTGACCGCGCGGGAGGTCTTCGCCCTCCGCCGCCGGATGCAGCCGGTGTTCCAGGACCCGTACGGGTCGCTCGACCCCCTCCGCAGCGTCGGCGCCAGCATCGCGGAACCGCTCGCCGTGCACCGCGTCGGCGACCGGGCGTCCCGGCGGCGGCGCGTCGTCGAGCTGCTGGACCGCGTGGCGCTGCCCGCGGCTTTCGCCGCGCGCTACCCGAACGAGCTCTCCGGTGGCCAGCGCCAGCGCGTCGCCATCGCCCGGGCCCTGGCGCTGAACCCCGACATCGTGGTGCTCGACGAAGCGGTGTCGGCGCTCGACGTGCTCGTCCAGGCGCAGGTGCTCGACCTCCTCGCCGAGCTCCAGGACGACCTGGCTCTGACCTACCTGTTCATCACGCACGATCTCGGCGTGGTGCGCCGGATCGCGGACGACGTCTGCGTGATGCGGAGGGGCCGGCTGGTGGAGCACGGGACGGCGGCGGAGGTGCTCGCCACGCCGCGTGAGGAGTACACGCGCGCCCTGCTCGACGCCGTTCCCGGAGCGGCCATCCCGCTCGGTCATCGGCCGTAA
- a CDS encoding ABC transporter substrate-binding protein, with protein MSIRLLGRSAAALAAAGALVLTACTSPDTASTADSTAIVTANGSEPQNPLIPTNTNEAGGGKIIDAVFSGLLAYQADGKPVNDVARSIETSDSQHFTITINGDRAFSNGEKVTSRSFVDAWNFGAKKSNAQLLNSFFEDIEGFSAETDSELTGLTVVSDTEFTVDLKTPVSDFPLRLGFSAFYPLPSVAFDDMAAFGAYPVGNGPYTLASAKAWKHDESIDLVPNPGYTGPRKAKNGGLRFVFYASLDSAYADLRSGTLDVLDAIPDAAMSTFEKDLGDRAVNQPAAVFQNIAIPERIAHFAGEEGRLRRKALSLAIDRPQITTVIFDGTRTPAKDFTSPVIPGWSGRLDGSGVLDHDAKKAKQLWADADKLSPWTGTFTIAYNADGGHQGWVDAVANNLKNTLGIDAKGEASPTFALLRTAITDHTIESAFRAGWQGDYPGLLTFLRPVYGTGALSNDSGYANPEFDALLAKGLAEPEVEAANADFRAAQELLLRDLPAIPLWNQNVTGGYSAAVDHVTFGWNSVPLYEQITKRSAS; from the coding sequence GTGTCCATCAGACTTCTCGGCCGATCCGCGGCCGCCCTTGCTGCGGCCGGCGCGCTCGTGCTCACCGCGTGCACCAGCCCCGACACCGCATCCACGGCGGACTCGACCGCCATCGTCACCGCGAACGGCAGCGAGCCGCAGAATCCGCTCATCCCGACCAACACGAACGAGGCCGGCGGTGGCAAGATCATCGACGCCGTGTTCTCCGGGCTGCTGGCCTACCAGGCCGACGGCAAGCCGGTCAACGACGTCGCCCGGTCGATCGAGACGAGCGACTCGCAGCACTTCACCATCACGATCAACGGTGACCGCGCCTTCAGCAACGGCGAGAAGGTCACCTCCCGCTCCTTCGTGGACGCGTGGAACTTCGGCGCCAAGAAGAGCAACGCGCAGCTCCTGAACTCGTTCTTCGAGGACATCGAGGGCTTCTCCGCCGAGACGGACAGCGAGCTCACCGGCCTCACCGTCGTCAGCGACACGGAGTTCACGGTCGACCTGAAGACCCCCGTGTCCGACTTCCCGCTCCGGCTCGGCTTCTCCGCGTTCTACCCGCTGCCGAGCGTCGCCTTCGACGACATGGCGGCCTTCGGCGCGTACCCGGTCGGGAACGGTCCCTACACGCTCGCGAGTGCGAAGGCCTGGAAGCATGACGAGAGCATCGACCTCGTCCCGAACCCTGGCTACACCGGGCCGCGGAAGGCGAAGAACGGCGGACTCCGCTTCGTGTTCTACGCCTCGCTGGACTCCGCGTACGCCGATCTGAGGTCGGGGACTCTCGACGTGCTCGACGCGATCCCGGACGCCGCGATGTCCACCTTCGAGAAGGACCTCGGCGACCGAGCGGTCAATCAGCCCGCCGCCGTCTTCCAGAACATCGCGATCCCGGAGCGGATCGCGCACTTCGCTGGCGAGGAGGGCAGACTGCGCCGCAAGGCCCTCTCGCTGGCGATCGACCGGCCGCAGATCACCACGGTCATCTTCGACGGTACGCGAACCCCCGCCAAAGACTTCACGTCGCCGGTGATCCCGGGCTGGTCCGGCCGCCTCGATGGCTCCGGTGTGCTCGACCACGACGCGAAGAAGGCCAAGCAGCTCTGGGCCGACGCGGACAAGCTCTCGCCGTGGACGGGGACGTTCACCATCGCCTACAACGCCGACGGCGGCCACCAGGGCTGGGTCGACGCGGTCGCGAACAACCTCAAGAACACCCTCGGGATCGACGCGAAGGGGGAGGCCTCGCCGACGTTCGCCCTGCTCCGCACCGCGATCACCGATCACACGATCGAGTCCGCGTTCCGCGCGGGCTGGCAGGGCGACTACCCGGGGCTGCTCACCTTCCTCCGGCCGGTGTACGGGACGGGCGCGCTGTCCAACGACTCCGGTTACGCGAACCCGGAGTTCGACGCCCTCCTCGCGAAGGGGCTCGCCGAGCCGGAGGTGGAGGCGGCGAACGCGGACTTCCGCGCCGCGCAGGAGCTCCTGCTGCGGGACCTGCCGGCCATCCCGCTCTGGAACCAGAACGTCACAGGGGGCTACAGCGCGGCGGTCGATCACGTCACGTTCGGGTGGAACTCGGTGCCGCTCTACGAGCAGATCACCAAGCGCTCCGCGTCCTAG
- a CDS encoding ABC transporter permease, with protein MRDAPSARAATRAATLWSDAWDDLRRRPMFWCSVVLIALISAVALFPGLFAQAAPNNDCLLGNSNGGPTPGHPLGFTKQGCDIYARIVHGTGTSLSVGVLSTALMAILGVVFGALAGFYGGGIDTVLSRVGDIFFSVPYILAAVLIMSVFAKFANVWVISLAIGVFAWPATARVLRAEVLRVRTADHVLAATAIGLSRFRILLRHVLPNSLAPVIVVTTLSLAGSIVAEATLSFLGVGLPSDVMSWGNDISQAQNDLRTAPQTLVYPSLALSVTVLSFVMLGEVVRDAFDPKARARR; from the coding sequence ATGCGTGACGCGCCGTCGGCCCGGGCCGCCACCCGGGCCGCAACCCTCTGGTCAGACGCCTGGGACGACCTGCGCCGCCGCCCGATGTTCTGGTGCTCCGTCGTCCTCATCGCGCTGATCTCGGCCGTGGCCCTGTTCCCCGGCCTCTTCGCGCAGGCCGCGCCGAACAACGACTGCCTGCTGGGCAACAGCAACGGCGGCCCGACGCCCGGCCACCCGCTCGGGTTCACCAAGCAGGGTTGCGACATCTATGCGCGTATCGTGCACGGCACGGGGACGTCGCTCTCGGTGGGTGTGCTCTCGACCGCGCTGATGGCGATCCTCGGCGTCGTGTTCGGTGCGCTGGCCGGCTTCTACGGAGGCGGGATCGACACCGTGCTGTCGCGCGTCGGCGACATCTTCTTCTCGGTCCCGTACATCCTGGCGGCCGTCCTGATCATGTCGGTGTTCGCGAAGTTCGCGAACGTCTGGGTCATCTCGCTCGCCATCGGGGTCTTCGCGTGGCCCGCGACCGCGCGCGTGCTCCGGGCGGAGGTGCTGCGCGTCAGGACGGCCGACCACGTGCTGGCCGCGACGGCGATCGGGCTCTCGCGGTTCCGCATCCTGCTGCGCCATGTGCTGCCCAACTCGCTCGCGCCGGTCATCGTCGTGACCACGCTGTCGCTCGCGGGCTCGATCGTCGCGGAGGCGACACTCTCGTTCCTCGGGGTCGGGTTGCCGAGCGACGTGATGTCGTGGGGCAACGACATCAGCCAGGCGCAGAACGACCTCCGGACGGCGCCGCAGACGCTCGTCTATCCGTCCCTGGCGCTCTCCGTCACCGTCCTGAGCTTCGTCATGCTCGGCGAGGTGGTCAGGGACGCGTTCGACCCGAAGGCGAGGGCACGCCGGTGA
- the efeB gene encoding iron uptake transporter deferrochelatase/peroxidase subunit translates to MTVADDTGAGRSGLSRRGMLGLAGAAVGAGVVGFGAGAAVGHAVASSPDSATYPFYGANQSGIVTPTQDRLHFAAFDVAAGLDRDGLIELLQDWTVAAARMTQGKPAGKYGPASGPSDAPPDDTGEALDLPPGGLTLTFGFGPTLFTAADGTDRFGIAGKRPAALVDLPHFPGDALLDSLTGGDLCVQACSEDPQVAVHAIRNLSRIAFGRAAIRWSQLGFGRTSSTSRSQTTARNLFGFKDGTANIKAEDSSVVADQVWADRGDGAAWMHGGSYLVARKIRMVIETWDRQQLGEQERIVGRDKGEGAPLSGGTEFSEPNFLALSPAGGTKIDPDSHVRLAHPTMNDGAQLLRRGYNFVDGNDDLGRLNAGLFFIAFQRDPRTQFIPIQTRLAKNDLMNEYLKHVGSAVFAVPPGAREGSYVGSGLFV, encoded by the coding sequence GTGACGGTGGCCGACGACACAGGCGCCGGACGCTCCGGCCTCTCTCGGCGCGGGATGCTCGGCCTCGCCGGCGCGGCGGTCGGCGCCGGCGTCGTCGGGTTCGGCGCAGGTGCAGCCGTCGGCCACGCCGTCGCCTCCTCCCCCGACAGCGCGACGTACCCGTTCTACGGCGCGAATCAGTCCGGCATCGTCACGCCCACCCAAGACCGGCTGCACTTCGCCGCGTTCGACGTCGCGGCCGGGCTCGACCGTGACGGGCTGATCGAACTGCTGCAGGACTGGACCGTCGCGGCCGCGCGGATGACGCAGGGCAAGCCGGCCGGGAAGTACGGCCCGGCCTCGGGCCCGTCGGACGCTCCCCCGGACGACACCGGCGAGGCGCTCGACCTCCCGCCCGGCGGCCTCACGCTCACGTTCGGCTTCGGCCCGACGCTGTTCACGGCCGCCGACGGCACCGACCGGTTCGGGATCGCCGGCAAGCGCCCGGCCGCGCTGGTCGACCTCCCGCACTTCCCCGGCGACGCGCTGCTCGACAGCCTCACCGGCGGCGACCTGTGCGTGCAGGCGTGCAGCGAGGACCCGCAGGTGGCCGTGCACGCCATCCGTAACCTGTCCCGCATCGCGTTCGGCCGGGCGGCCATCCGCTGGTCGCAGCTCGGCTTCGGGCGCACCTCGTCCACCTCCCGCAGCCAGACCACGGCCCGCAACCTGTTCGGCTTCAAGGACGGCACCGCGAACATCAAGGCGGAGGACTCCTCGGTCGTGGCCGATCAGGTCTGGGCGGACCGCGGCGACGGCGCGGCGTGGATGCACGGCGGCTCGTACCTGGTGGCGCGGAAGATCCGCATGGTCATCGAGACCTGGGACCGACAGCAGCTCGGCGAGCAGGAGCGCATCGTCGGGCGGGACAAGGGCGAGGGCGCGCCGCTCTCGGGCGGCACCGAGTTCAGCGAGCCGAACTTCCTCGCGCTGTCGCCGGCCGGCGGCACCAAGATCGACCCGGACTCGCACGTCCGCCTGGCGCACCCGACGATGAACGACGGAGCGCAGCTCCTGCGCCGCGGCTACAACTTCGTGGACGGCAACGACGACCTGGGCCGGCTGAACGCCGGGCTGTTCTTCATCGCGTTCCAGCGCGACCCGCGCACGCAGTTCATCCCCATCCAGACCCGGCTCGCGAAGAACGACCTGATGAACGAGTACCTCAAGCACGTCGGCTCGGCGGTCTTCGCGGTCCCCCCGGGCGCGCGGGAGGGCTCCTACGTCGGCTCGGGGCTCTTCGTCTGA
- the efeU gene encoding iron uptake transporter permease EfeU, whose amino-acid sequence MLANYLIGLREGLEMALIVTILVAYVVKVGRKDVLSKLWVGVGVALVVPLGIGALLTWGPYGLSFEAQEIVGGTLSLIAVGFVTWMIFWMGKTARSMKSTLQNRLDSVLVGTGWGVVILAMLSVGREGIETALFVWATVASIGGGWEPVIGAVLGLVTAAVLGFLLYRGMVKINLGSFFTWTGAFLILVAGGVLAYGIGDLQEAGVIPGAGIHAYDISGVIPSSSWYGTALAGILNFNPSPTWPQVIAWAGYIVVVTFFYVRQHRASHTRPAATHAAPSAPDTRTPVHS is encoded by the coding sequence GTGCTCGCGAACTATCTGATCGGCCTCCGCGAAGGCCTCGAAATGGCGCTCATCGTCACCATCCTCGTCGCGTACGTGGTCAAGGTCGGACGGAAGGACGTGCTCTCGAAACTGTGGGTCGGCGTCGGCGTCGCGCTCGTCGTCCCGCTCGGGATCGGCGCGCTGCTGACCTGGGGTCCCTACGGGCTCAGCTTCGAGGCGCAGGAGATCGTCGGCGGCACGCTGTCCCTCATCGCTGTCGGCTTCGTCACCTGGATGATCTTCTGGATGGGCAAGACCGCCCGCAGCATGAAGTCCACCCTCCAGAACCGGCTCGACTCCGTGCTCGTGGGCACCGGCTGGGGCGTCGTGATCCTGGCCATGCTCAGCGTCGGCCGCGAGGGCATCGAGACGGCGCTCTTCGTCTGGGCGACGGTCGCCAGCATCGGCGGCGGCTGGGAGCCGGTGATCGGCGCGGTCCTCGGCCTCGTCACGGCCGCGGTGCTCGGCTTCCTCCTCTACCGCGGCATGGTCAAGATCAACCTCGGCTCGTTCTTCACCTGGACCGGAGCGTTCCTCATCCTCGTCGCGGGCGGCGTGCTCGCCTACGGCATCGGCGACCTGCAGGAGGCGGGCGTCATCCCCGGCGCCGGCATCCACGCCTACGACATCAGCGGCGTCATCCCGTCGTCGAGCTGGTACGGAACCGCGCTCGCCGGCATCCTCAACTTCAACCCCTCTCCGACCTGGCCGCAGGTCATCGCCTGGGCCGGCTACATCGTCGTCGTGACGTTCTTCTACGTGCGACAGCACCGGGCGTCGCACACGCGACCGGCCGCCACGCACGCGGCTCCGTCCGCCCCGGACACCCGGACGCCCGTCCACTCCTGA
- the typA gene encoding translational GTPase TypA gives MSENAVAHRDDLRNVAIVAHVDHGKTTLVDAMLRQTNSFGDHEHVEERAMDSNELEREKGITILAKNTAISYKGKHAANGPITINVIDTPGHADFGGEVERGLSMVDGVVLLVDASEGPLPQTRFVLRKALEAKLPVILLVNKTDRPDARIDEVVHESQDLLLGLASDLADDVPDLDLDAILDVPVVYASGRNGAASLNKPENGELPDNGDLEPLFEAILEHIPAPTYDPEAPLQAHVTNLDASPFLGRLALLRIFNGTLRKGQTVAWVRHDGDVHNVRVTELMITKALDRYPAESAGPGDIVAVAGFADIMIGDTLADPDDIRPLPLIHVDDPAISMTIGTNTSPLVGKVKGHKLTARMVKDRLDRELIGNVSLRVLDIGRPDAWEVQGRGELALAILVEQMRREGYELTVGKPQVVTKKVDGKTHEPFEHLTIDVPEEYLGAITQLLAARKGRMENMSNHGTGWVRMEFIVPSRGLIGFRTEFLTISRGTGIANAISHGYDEWAGQIITRSNGSIVADRSGVVTPFAIIALQERMTFFVNPTEEVYEGMVIGENSRADDMDVNITKEKKLTNMRQSTADNFESMTPSRQLTLEECLEFAREDECVEVTPEAVRIRKVELDATARGRAASRLKRQDA, from the coding sequence ATGTCCGAGAACGCCGTCGCCCACCGCGACGATCTGCGCAATGTCGCGATCGTCGCCCACGTCGACCACGGCAAGACCACGCTGGTCGACGCCATGCTGCGGCAGACCAACTCGTTCGGCGACCACGAGCATGTCGAAGAGCGTGCGATGGACTCCAACGAGCTGGAGCGTGAGAAGGGCATCACGATCCTCGCCAAGAACACGGCGATCTCCTACAAGGGCAAGCACGCCGCGAACGGCCCGATCACCATCAACGTGATCGACACCCCGGGTCACGCCGACTTCGGCGGCGAGGTCGAGCGCGGCCTGTCGATGGTCGACGGCGTCGTCCTGCTGGTGGACGCGTCCGAGGGCCCGCTGCCGCAGACCCGCTTCGTGCTGCGCAAGGCGCTGGAGGCCAAGCTCCCGGTCATCCTGTTGGTCAACAAGACCGACCGTCCGGACGCGCGCATCGACGAGGTCGTTCACGAGAGCCAGGACCTCCTGCTCGGTCTCGCGAGCGACCTCGCCGACGATGTGCCGGACCTCGACCTGGACGCGATCCTCGACGTCCCTGTCGTCTACGCTTCCGGGCGCAACGGCGCGGCGAGCCTGAACAAGCCCGAGAACGGGGAGCTGCCCGACAACGGCGACCTCGAGCCGCTCTTCGAGGCCATCCTCGAGCACATCCCGGCGCCGACCTACGACCCGGAGGCTCCGCTCCAGGCCCACGTCACCAACCTCGACGCGTCGCCCTTCCTCGGCCGCCTGGCGCTGCTGCGCATCTTCAACGGCACGCTGCGCAAGGGCCAGACCGTTGCCTGGGTCCGTCACGACGGCGACGTGCACAACGTGCGCGTGACCGAGCTGATGATCACCAAGGCCCTCGACCGCTACCCGGCCGAGAGCGCCGGCCCCGGCGACATCGTCGCCGTCGCGGGCTTCGCCGACATCATGATCGGCGACACGTTGGCCGACCCGGACGACATCCGGCCGCTGCCGCTCATCCACGTCGACGACCCTGCGATCTCGATGACGATCGGCACCAACACCTCCCCGCTGGTCGGCAAGGTGAAGGGGCACAAGCTCACCGCGCGCATGGTCAAGGACCGCCTCGACCGCGAGCTGATCGGTAACGTGTCGCTGCGCGTGCTCGACATCGGCCGCCCCGACGCATGGGAGGTGCAGGGCCGCGGCGAGCTGGCGCTGGCCATCCTGGTCGAGCAGATGCGCCGCGAAGGCTACGAGCTCACCGTCGGCAAGCCGCAGGTGGTCACCAAGAAGGTGGACGGCAAGACTCACGAGCCGTTTGAGCACCTGACCATCGATGTGCCGGAGGAGTACCTCGGCGCGATCACCCAGCTTCTCGCGGCGCGCAAGGGCCGCATGGAGAACATGTCGAACCACGGCACCGGCTGGGTGCGCATGGAGTTCATCGTCCCCTCGCGCGGCCTGATCGGCTTCCGCACCGAGTTCCTCACCATCAGCCGCGGCACCGGCATCGCGAACGCGATCTCGCACGGCTACGACGAGTGGGCCGGGCAGATCATCACCCGCAGCAACGGCTCGATCGTGGCCGACCGCTCCGGCGTGGTCACCCCGTTCGCGATCATCGCGCTCCAGGAGCGCATGACGTTCTTCGTGAACCCCACCGAGGAGGTCTACGAGGGCATGGTCATCGGCGAGAACTCGCGCGCCGACGACATGGACGTGAACATCACCAAGGAGAAGAAGCTGACCAACATGCGTCAGTCGACGGCCGACAACTTCGAGTCGATGACGCCGTCCCGCCAGCTCACGCTGGAGGAGTGCCTGGAGTTCGCCCGCGAGGACGAGTGCGTGGAGGTCACCCCGGAGGCCGTGCGCATCCGCAAGGTGGAGCTCGACGCGACGGCCCGCGGCCGCGCCGCGTCGCGCCTCAAGCGCCAGGACGCGTAA
- the efeO gene encoding iron uptake system protein EfeO: MPRHRQLGTIAGTLAAAAAVALALTGCVPNKAVAEAEAIQVTLTDTACTVSTATAPAGPVTFQITNTGADVNEFEMLAPDKLRIAAEKENIGPGTTVNYVVQLSEGSYFTACRKGMVGKPTSVAKFTVAKGSADTKTASESKQVAQAVTNYVSYVKDQAGELLTATTTFAAAYEAGDNAAARAQYPVARSYYERIEPTAEQFGDIDPALDLREADLEQGQEWTGWHRIEKDLWAPAGFTASDAAGRKTLGDRLVADTQRLYDLVHAKDFSLTLDQISNGASGLMEEVSRSKITGEEEIFSHTDLWDFQANVEGAEVAYGNVRAVLLEKGATGTSTAKKLDAEFATIDTLLAQYKEGDGFVSYTQLTTAQVKELSDSVNALSEPLSRLTSILVK, translated from the coding sequence ATGCCCCGACACCGTCAGCTCGGCACGATCGCCGGCACCCTGGCCGCCGCCGCGGCCGTCGCGCTCGCCCTCACCGGCTGCGTCCCCAACAAGGCCGTCGCCGAGGCCGAGGCCATCCAGGTCACGCTCACCGACACCGCCTGCACCGTGTCGACCGCGACGGCTCCCGCCGGCCCCGTCACCTTCCAGATCACCAACACGGGCGCCGACGTGAACGAGTTCGAGATGCTCGCCCCGGACAAGCTGCGGATCGCCGCCGAGAAGGAGAACATCGGGCCGGGCACCACGGTCAACTACGTCGTCCAGCTCTCCGAGGGAAGCTACTTCACCGCGTGCCGCAAGGGGATGGTCGGCAAACCGACCTCTGTCGCGAAGTTCACGGTGGCAAAGGGCTCCGCCGACACGAAGACCGCGAGCGAGAGCAAGCAGGTCGCGCAGGCCGTGACCAACTACGTCTCCTACGTCAAAGACCAGGCCGGGGAGCTCCTCACCGCGACCACGACATTCGCGGCGGCCTACGAGGCCGGCGACAACGCGGCGGCCCGCGCCCAGTACCCCGTCGCGCGCTCCTACTACGAGCGGATCGAGCCGACCGCCGAGCAGTTCGGCGACATCGACCCGGCCCTCGACCTCCGCGAGGCCGACCTGGAGCAGGGCCAGGAGTGGACCGGCTGGCACCGCATCGAGAAGGACTTGTGGGCGCCCGCCGGGTTCACGGCCTCCGACGCCGCCGGCCGGAAGACGCTCGGCGACCGACTCGTCGCCGACACCCAGCGGCTCTACGACCTCGTGCACGCGAAGGACTTCAGCCTGACCCTCGACCAGATCTCCAACGGCGCCAGCGGTCTGATGGAGGAGGTCTCGCGCAGCAAGATCACCGGCGAGGAGGAGATCTTCTCGCACACGGACCTCTGGGACTTCCAGGCCAACGTGGAGGGCGCGGAGGTCGCCTACGGCAACGTCCGGGCGGTGCTGCTGGAGAAGGGCGCGACGGGAACGAGCACGGCGAAGAAGCTCGACGCCGAGTTCGCCACGATCGACACGCTCCTCGCCCAGTACAAGGAGGGCGACGGGTTCGTGAGCTACACGCAGCTCACGACCGCGCAGGTCAAGGAGCTCTCCGACTCGGTCAACGCCCTGAGCGAGCCGCTCAGCCGGCTCACCTCGATCCTGGTCAAGTGA
- a CDS encoding ABC transporter permease: MLRFLGFRVLQAVPVLLGTTLLIYFMVFAMPGDPIVALFGDRTPSPAVLAELRSRYLLDQPFLVQYVNYLGGILRGDFGTSFSGEPVSEILARTFPVTLRLALLALAIEMVLGIAVGLVSGLQKGRLFDAGALVVSLLLISAPIFVVAFVLQYVFGIWLGWVRPTAGPGAPLQDLVLPAVALAAISFAQIVRLTRSSVIDTNGMDFVRVAAAKGLPRRRIVPAHVLRNSLIPVVTFLAADFGVMLVGATVTEGIFNVPGVGRTLYQAIIRGEGPTVVSFVTVMVLLYLVVTLLVDLLYAVLDPRIRHA, encoded by the coding sequence ATGCTCCGCTTCCTGGGCTTCCGGGTCCTGCAGGCCGTCCCCGTCCTGCTGGGCACGACGCTGCTGATCTACTTCATGGTGTTCGCCATGCCGGGGGACCCCATCGTCGCCCTGTTCGGCGACCGGACGCCGAGCCCGGCGGTGCTCGCGGAGCTGCGCAGCCGCTACCTCCTCGACCAGCCCTTCCTCGTCCAGTACGTCAACTATCTCGGCGGTATCCTGCGCGGGGACTTCGGCACGTCGTTCTCCGGCGAGCCCGTGAGCGAGATCCTGGCGCGCACCTTCCCGGTCACGCTGCGGCTCGCGCTGCTCGCGCTCGCGATCGAGATGGTGCTCGGCATCGCGGTCGGGCTCGTGAGCGGGCTGCAGAAGGGCCGGCTCTTCGACGCGGGCGCGCTCGTCGTGAGCCTGCTGCTCATCTCTGCTCCCATCTTCGTTGTCGCGTTCGTCCTCCAGTACGTGTTCGGGATCTGGCTCGGCTGGGTGCGGCCGACCGCCGGCCCGGGGGCGCCGCTCCAGGACCTCGTCCTCCCGGCGGTGGCGTTGGCGGCGATCAGCTTCGCGCAGATCGTGCGGCTCACCCGCTCGTCCGTCATCGACACGAACGGGATGGACTTCGTCCGGGTCGCGGCGGCCAAGGGGCTGCCACGCCGCCGGATCGTGCCGGCGCACGTGCTGCGCAATTCGCTCATCCCGGTGGTCACGTTCCTCGCGGCGGACTTCGGCGTGATGCTCGTCGGGGCGACGGTGACGGAGGGCATCTTCAACGTCCCCGGCGTCGGGCGCACGCTCTACCAGGCGATCATCCGCGGCGAGGGGCCGACGGTGGTCTCCTTCGTCACGGTCATGGTGCTGCTCTACCTCGTCGTCACCCTGCTCGTCGACCTCCTCTACGCCGTGCTCGACCCGAGGATCCGCCATGCGTGA
- the fdxA gene encoding ferredoxin, with protein MTYVIALPCVDVKDRACIDECPVDCIYEGERSLYIHPDECVDCGACEPVCPVEAIYYEDDLPEEWADYYKANVEFFDDIGSPGGAAKVGVIAKDHALIAALPPQAH; from the coding sequence GTGACCTACGTCATCGCCCTCCCGTGCGTCGATGTGAAAGACCGCGCCTGCATCGACGAGTGCCCCGTCGACTGCATCTACGAGGGCGAGCGCTCGCTGTACATCCACCCCGACGAGTGCGTCGACTGCGGCGCCTGCGAGCCGGTGTGCCCTGTCGAGGCTATCTACTACGAGGACGACCTCCCCGAGGAGTGGGCCGACTACTACAAGGCCAACGTGGAGTTCTTCGACGACATCGGCTCGCCCGGCGGCGCCGCCAAGGTCGGCGTGATCGCCAAGGACCACGCCCTCATCGCCGCCCTGCCTCCGCAGGCGCACTGA